From Pseudomonas poae, the proteins below share one genomic window:
- a CDS encoding penicillin acylase family protein → MASPALSHFLPRFGVAAAVASALSLAGCQLQSTQDTLPPVVGVQPIKGLAQNVSVRRNAQGMPLIESNTFHDALFTLGYVHASDRITQMVTLRLLAQGRLAEMSGPEVLDVDRLMRAVNLKKSAGELYSAASPRLKRFFEVYARGVNAYLFRYRDKLPPDLAQTGYKPEYWKPEDSALLFCLLNFSESANLQEELASLVLAQKVGVDKLAWLTPSAPDEPIPLAEAEKLKGVNLGQITGLAGLDTVSQQLSSLNALAVTTSSNWAIGPQRSRSGKSLLAGDLAAQPQAPSPWSYVQIRAPKYQAVGASIAGLPTLLSGFNGNVAWSMSTVKGDTQDLFLEKVKRQGSALYYENNGKWLPALVRNETFFVKGQRSIREVVYETRHGALLNSSQALTSGLGLALQTADFKDDKSLDAFFDLSRAQNAGKASDATRTIRAIALNMIFADAGSIGWQVTGRFPNRREGEGLLPSPGWDTRFDWDGYADAMLHPYDQDPAQGWIGTANQRTAPRGYGMQLSNSWDAPERSERLAQLANAGKHDSRSMIAMQYDQTTTFAAKLKTMFQAPGMAQPLKQAIDALPAAEQTRAREALGRLLAFDGRLVSTSADAALFELFLQESTKQIFLDELGPENSASWKAFVSNASLSYAAQADHLLGREDSPFWDDVRTPQKEDKPAILARSLAAAITAGDSQLGADHKAWQWGKLHSTTWKNSNGQVIRGPLATGGDHNTLNPSPYSWGQDFNTTQVPALRMIVDFGQVEPMMGQGGIGQSGNPASPNYANGIDPSLKAQYLSFPMQPQNFEKVYGKARLTLTPGK, encoded by the coding sequence ATGGCCTCGCCAGCCCTCTCACATTTTCTTCCCCGGTTCGGCGTTGCCGCGGCAGTGGCCAGTGCATTAAGCCTGGCCGGTTGCCAGCTCCAGAGCACCCAGGACACCCTGCCGCCCGTTGTCGGCGTACAGCCGATCAAGGGCTTGGCGCAGAATGTGTCGGTGCGCCGCAATGCCCAAGGCATGCCGCTGATCGAAAGCAACACCTTCCATGACGCGCTGTTCACCCTCGGCTATGTGCACGCCAGTGACCGCATCACCCAGATGGTCACCTTGCGCCTGCTGGCCCAGGGCCGTCTGGCGGAAATGTCCGGGCCTGAAGTGCTGGATGTCGACCGTTTGATGCGCGCAGTCAACCTGAAAAAAAGCGCCGGGGAGCTGTATAGCGCCGCGTCGCCACGCCTCAAGCGCTTCTTTGAAGTGTATGCCCGTGGCGTCAACGCCTACCTGTTCCGCTACCGCGACAAGCTGCCGCCGGACCTGGCCCAGACTGGCTACAAGCCCGAATACTGGAAGCCGGAAGATTCGGCGCTGTTGTTCTGCCTGTTGAATTTCAGCGAGTCGGCCAACCTGCAGGAAGAACTCGCCTCGCTGGTGCTGGCGCAAAAGGTCGGCGTCGACAAGCTCGCCTGGCTCACGCCAAGCGCGCCGGATGAACCGATCCCCCTGGCCGAGGCCGAGAAACTCAAGGGCGTGAACCTGGGCCAGATCACTGGCCTGGCCGGGTTGGACACGGTCAGTCAGCAATTGAGCAGCCTCAACGCGCTGGCCGTCACCACGTCAAGCAACTGGGCCATCGGCCCGCAACGCAGCCGCAGCGGCAAAAGCCTGCTGGCGGGCGACCTCGCCGCCCAGCCGCAAGCCCCCTCGCCGTGGAGCTACGTGCAGATTCGCGCTCCAAAATACCAGGCGGTCGGCGCTTCGATCGCGGGCTTGCCCACCCTGTTGTCCGGCTTCAACGGCAATGTGGCGTGGAGCATGAGCACGGTCAAAGGCGACACCCAGGACCTGTTCCTGGAGAAGGTCAAACGCCAAGGCAGCGCGTTGTACTACGAGAACAACGGAAAATGGCTACCTGCGCTGGTGCGTAACGAAACCTTCTTTGTCAAAGGCCAACGCTCGATTCGCGAAGTGGTGTACGAAACCCGCCACGGTGCCCTGCTCAACAGCAGCCAGGCGCTCACCAGCGGCTTGGGCCTGGCCCTGCAAACCGCCGACTTTAAAGACGACAAGAGCCTGGATGCGTTCTTCGACCTGTCCCGTGCGCAAAACGCCGGCAAGGCGTCGGATGCCACCCGCACTATCCGCGCAATTGCCCTGAACATGATCTTTGCCGACGCCGGCAGCATCGGTTGGCAGGTCACCGGCCGCTTCCCCAACCGCCGCGAAGGCGAAGGCTTGCTGCCCTCGCCGGGCTGGGACACGCGCTTTGACTGGGACGGTTACGCCGACGCGATGCTGCACCCCTACGATCAAGACCCGGCCCAGGGCTGGATCGGCACCGCCAACCAGCGCACCGCGCCGCGTGGCTACGGCATGCAGCTGTCCAACTCCTGGGATGCGCCGGAGCGCAGCGAACGCCTGGCGCAATTGGCCAACGCGGGCAAGCACGACAGCCGCAGCATGATCGCCATGCAGTACGACCAGACCACCACCTTCGCCGCCAAGCTCAAGACCATGTTCCAGGCGCCCGGCATGGCCCAGCCGCTGAAACAGGCGATTGACGCGTTGCCGGCCGCCGAGCAAACCAGGGCACGCGAAGCCCTGGGCCGCCTGCTGGCCTTCGACGGTCGCCTGGTGTCGACGTCCGCCGACGCCGCGCTCTTTGAGCTGTTCCTGCAGGAAAGCACCAAACAGATCTTCCTCGACGAGCTCGGCCCGGAAAACAGTGCCAGCTGGAAGGCGTTTGTCAGCAACGCCAGCCTGTCCTACGCCGCCCAGGCCGACCACCTGCTGGGCCGCGAAGACAGCCCGTTCTGGGACGACGTGCGTACCCCGCAAAAAGAAGACAAACCGGCGATCCTCGCCCGCAGCCTGGCCGCCGCGATCACCGCTGGCGACAGCCAACTGGGCGCCGATCACAAAGCCTGGCAGTGGGGCAAGCTGCACAGCACCACCTGGAAAAACAGCAATGGCCAAGTGATTCGCGGCCCGTTGGCTACCGGAGGTGACCACAACACCTTGAACCCTTCGCCCTACAGCTGGGGCCAGGATTTCAACACCACCCAGGTACCGGCACTGCGCATGATCGTCGATTTCGGCCAGGTGGAACCGATGATGGGCCAGGGCGGCATCGGCCAATCCGGCAACCCGGCCAGCCCGAACTACGCCAACGGCATCGACCCCTCGCTCAAGGCGCAATACCTGAGCTTCCCGATGCAGCCGCAGAACTTTGAGAAGGTGTATGGCAAGGCTCGGTTGACCCTGACTCCTGGCAAGTAA
- a CDS encoding TonB-dependent siderophore receptor: MSLPTPHRHTLHTTLAPMFDFLAAGSVAPTAWADAPATTANDSVLSLPEIKVDGEASSTFKVDRVTSAKISQPLLDAPQSVTIVPQQVLKEQNAQTLQEVLRNVPGITFMSGEGNLGWGDLFSIRGFSSEQSLTVDGVRDAGMSTRTDTFNLQQAEVFKGTGSIESGVSAVGGSVNLVSKEAHLGDANKVSAGIGTDSYRRLTADLNKQLNDTTAVRINLMKHYNQVAERDDVDYDRWGIATSFGFGLGTDTRVFIDTFYQKDTNTPDGGVPIQRGTNGDRMPGVKRSNWYGDSSLYTQENKTTSLTARIEHDFDWNDANLRNQTRWERSDNFAVLSPARFSAADANGNKTCTGARCATLGYTGVGPISQVPGSTVNAYTDYVNNSNTAYGILRGSDFGLSKRYTILDNQTDFAFTFNTSSLQHAVVSGLEFYHETYGGLKRNAEVPAGNMLFDMSDPSHSFASTYVTKGEGDPRSVIDNAGLYLGDTVTLNEQWQVLGSLRYDHWRAQTSQRGQATISSTDGAVSGRVGAVYKPLPNGSIYVSYSEAAQPSALGASTNNQIYGSATTSNYSPAKSKTYELGTKWDIAHDMLNVTAAIFRTELDNAWEYQDGESAPVRALPAKRVDGVELGLQGNITPRWTAYSGFSALKSRQTKGINKGAEAKNVPDLTANLWTTYAFTDALSLSYGEQYVGRRRYTDNKYVGGLNNNSSYANGPSGVYAIYTRDHEKAPGYWLSNVAAQYKVNKDTTVNLNLNNVFNKFYYSQVGASLDGFQLYGIPGAGRTLTASVDYEF; encoded by the coding sequence ATGTCATTGCCCACCCCTCACCGCCACACGCTGCACACGACCCTGGCGCCGATGTTCGATTTTCTTGCTGCCGGCAGCGTTGCCCCAACTGCATGGGCCGATGCACCCGCCACCACCGCCAATGATTCGGTGCTGAGCCTGCCGGAAATCAAGGTCGATGGCGAAGCCTCCTCCACCTTCAAGGTGGACCGCGTGACCTCGGCGAAAATCAGCCAGCCGCTGCTGGACGCGCCGCAAAGCGTGACCATCGTGCCGCAGCAGGTGCTCAAGGAGCAGAACGCGCAAACCCTGCAGGAAGTGTTGCGCAACGTGCCGGGCATCACCTTCATGTCCGGCGAGGGCAACCTGGGCTGGGGCGACCTGTTTTCGATTCGCGGTTTTTCCTCCGAGCAAAGCCTGACCGTCGACGGCGTACGCGATGCCGGCATGTCGACACGCACCGACACCTTCAACCTGCAACAGGCCGAAGTGTTCAAGGGCACCGGCTCCATCGAGTCCGGAGTGTCCGCCGTGGGCGGCAGCGTCAACCTGGTCAGCAAGGAAGCGCACCTGGGCGATGCCAACAAGGTGTCGGCCGGAATCGGCACCGACAGCTACCGCCGGCTCACCGCCGACCTGAACAAGCAACTGAACGACACCACCGCCGTACGCATCAACCTGATGAAACACTACAACCAGGTGGCCGAGCGCGACGACGTGGACTACGACCGCTGGGGCATCGCCACCTCGTTCGGCTTCGGCCTGGGCACCGACACCCGCGTGTTTATCGACACCTTTTATCAGAAAGACACCAACACCCCGGACGGCGGCGTGCCGATCCAGCGTGGGACGAATGGCGACCGCATGCCTGGCGTGAAACGCTCGAACTGGTACGGCGACTCCAGCCTCTACACCCAGGAAAACAAAACCACGTCGCTGACGGCACGCATCGAACACGACTTCGACTGGAACGACGCCAACCTGCGCAACCAGACCCGCTGGGAGCGCAGCGATAACTTCGCCGTGCTCTCCCCGGCGCGCTTCTCCGCCGCCGACGCCAATGGCAACAAAACCTGCACCGGCGCCCGCTGTGCGACCCTGGGCTACACCGGCGTAGGCCCGATCAGCCAAGTGCCGGGCAGCACGGTCAATGCCTACACCGACTACGTGAATAACAGCAACACCGCGTACGGCATCCTGCGCGGCAGCGACTTCGGTTTGTCCAAGCGCTACACCATTCTGGATAACCAGACCGACTTTGCCTTCACGTTCAACACCAGCAGCCTGCAACACGCGGTGGTCTCGGGCCTTGAGTTCTATCACGAGACCTACGGCGGCCTGAAACGCAACGCCGAAGTGCCGGCCGGCAACATGCTCTTCGACATGAGCGACCCCAGCCATAGCTTCGCCAGCACCTACGTGACCAAAGGCGAAGGCGACCCACGCTCGGTGATCGACAACGCTGGCCTTTACCTGGGCGACACCGTCACCCTCAACGAGCAATGGCAGGTCCTCGGCTCGCTGCGCTACGACCACTGGCGTGCGCAAACCAGCCAGCGCGGCCAGGCCACCATCAGCAGCACCGACGGTGCGGTAAGTGGCCGTGTCGGCGCGGTGTACAAGCCGTTGCCCAATGGCAGCATCTATGTGTCCTACAGCGAAGCGGCGCAACCGTCGGCGCTGGGCGCCTCCACCAACAACCAGATCTACGGTTCGGCCACCACCAGCAACTACAGCCCGGCCAAGTCCAAGACCTACGAACTGGGCACCAAGTGGGACATTGCCCACGACATGCTCAACGTGACCGCCGCGATCTTCCGCACCGAACTGGATAACGCGTGGGAGTACCAGGACGGTGAGTCGGCCCCGGTGCGCGCACTGCCCGCCAAGCGTGTGGATGGCGTGGAACTCGGCCTGCAAGGCAATATCACGCCGCGCTGGACCGCCTACAGCGGCTTCTCGGCGCTCAAGAGCAGGCAGACCAAAGGCATCAATAAAGGCGCAGAAGCCAAGAACGTCCCCGACCTGACCGCCAACCTGTGGACCACCTACGCGTTCACCGACGCCCTGAGCCTGAGCTACGGCGAGCAATACGTGGGCCGGCGCCGCTACACCGACAACAAATATGTCGGCGGTTTGAACAACAACAGCAGCTACGCCAATGGCCCGTCCGGCGTGTATGCGATCTACACACGAGACCATGAAAAGGCCCCCGGCTACTGGCTGAGCAACGTGGCCGCGCAATACAAGGTGAACAAGGACACCACGGTCAACCTCAACCTGAACAACGTGTTCAATAAGTTTTATTACAGCCAGGTCGGCGCATCCCTCGACGGCTTCCAGCTGTACGGCATTCCGGGCGCCGGGCGCACCCTCACCGCCAGTGTCGATTATGAGTTTTGA
- a CDS encoding ABC transporter ATP-binding protein, whose product MSAGLSVHNANVSYGRRQIVHDLSLPTLPHGSLTALIGPNGAGKSTLLRAVAGLEKMHGVVRLGDLDLSAMSVAERARRVTYMPQNLPPGLSLSVMESVIAALRVANVEGIPLSSEACLREAFEALQRIGIAHLADQLLSTLSGGQRQLVSLAQLIARRPQVMLLDEPTSALDLNYQLKVMDCVRGLVREHNLIAVVVLHDINLAARFADHIAVLRQGRLYASGLADEVLDPALFAEVYGVQVRIERCSQQSLQVLVDGAV is encoded by the coding sequence ATGAGTGCGGGTTTATCGGTACACAACGCCAATGTCAGTTACGGGCGGCGGCAGATTGTGCATGACCTGAGTTTGCCCACCCTGCCCCACGGCAGTCTGACCGCCTTGATCGGCCCCAACGGCGCGGGTAAATCCACGCTGCTGCGTGCCGTGGCCGGGTTGGAAAAAATGCATGGCGTTGTAAGGCTGGGCGACCTCGACCTGTCGGCCATGTCCGTGGCCGAGCGCGCGCGGCGCGTCACCTACATGCCGCAAAACCTGCCGCCGGGCCTGAGCCTGAGCGTGATGGAAAGCGTGATCGCCGCCTTGCGCGTGGCCAATGTGGAGGGCATTCCATTGTCGAGCGAAGCCTGCTTGCGCGAAGCCTTCGAGGCGTTGCAGCGCATCGGTATCGCGCATTTGGCCGATCAATTGCTGAGCACCTTGTCTGGCGGCCAGCGCCAACTGGTCAGCCTCGCCCAACTGATCGCACGCCGCCCCCAAGTGATGTTACTGGACGAACCCACCAGCGCCCTCGACCTCAACTACCAATTGAAAGTCATGGACTGCGTACGCGGGTTAGTGCGCGAACATAACCTGATCGCGGTGGTGGTGCTGCACGATATCAACCTGGCCGCACGCTTCGCCGACCATATCGCCGTGCTGCGCCAGGGCCGGCTGTACGCCAGTGGCTTGGCAGATGAGGTGCTGGACCCGGCATTGTTTGCCGAGGTCTACGGCGTACAGGTGCGCATCGAGCGGTGCTCACAGCAGTCATTACAGGTGCTGGTGGATGGTGCCGTGTGA
- a CDS encoding glutathione S-transferase N-terminal domain-containing protein has translation MIDLYYWTTPNGHKVSLFLEEAGLPYKVHPINIGQGEQFKPDFLKIAPNNRIPAIVDQQPSDGGAPISLFESGAILLYLAEKTGQFIAKDLRGRQETLQWLFWQMGGLGPMAGQNHHFSQFAPEKIPYAIKRYVDETARLYGVLDRRLADRAFVAGEHYSIADMAIYPWIVSHKWQSQRLEDFPHLHRWFNSIKERPATVRAYELVQKVNPPKS, from the coding sequence ATGATCGACCTGTACTACTGGACTACCCCTAACGGTCACAAAGTTTCGCTGTTCCTGGAAGAAGCCGGCCTGCCCTATAAGGTGCACCCGATCAACATCGGCCAGGGTGAGCAGTTCAAGCCGGACTTCCTGAAGATCGCTCCCAACAACCGCATCCCCGCCATCGTCGATCAGCAGCCGAGCGACGGTGGCGCGCCGATTTCGCTGTTTGAATCCGGCGCGATCCTTTTGTACCTCGCGGAAAAAACCGGCCAGTTCATTGCAAAAGACCTGCGCGGTCGCCAGGAAACGCTGCAATGGCTGTTCTGGCAAATGGGCGGCCTGGGGCCGATGGCCGGCCAGAATCACCACTTCAGCCAGTTCGCGCCGGAGAAAATCCCCTACGCGATCAAGCGCTACGTAGATGAAACCGCCCGCCTGTATGGCGTGCTGGACCGGCGCTTGGCAGATCGTGCGTTCGTGGCGGGTGAGCACTACAGCATCGCCGACATGGCGATTTACCCGTGGATTGTTTCCCACAAGTGGCAGAGCCAGCGTCTGGAGGATTTTCCCCACTTGCACCGCTGGTTCAACAGCATCAAAGAGCGCCCGGCGACCGTTCGGGCTTATGAACTGGTGCAGAAAGTGAACCCGCCAAAATCCTGA
- a CDS encoding ABC transporter substrate-binding protein, which yields MFKPRNLLKLGVLFGALVLGHAETAAAHEVTDVLGRKVEVKDDVQRVVLGEGRLISAFALLDKDAPFQRIVGWQNDLKLLDQHTYNAYLAKFPTVKDIPLIGQASEQSVSAEEILSLKPDLAVFSISGHGPTEHSPVADVLAKAGIPVVFVDFRINPVQGTHTSLTALGQALGREAQAKAFLAFYDQHIKAITDAVATLPAEPRPRVFLELLAGVWQAPGHTTGKSGMGELIALVGGRNIAAGVVPGALGDISVEYALKADPDVYVATGNRKPGLILGAGVGADEAHEALERVLARPEFANLRAIREGNAHGLWHDFYNSPYNLLAIEALAKWVHPRLFATLDPQATLEQINQQFLGMPLQGAYWIDAKSK from the coding sequence ATGTTCAAACCCCGTAACCTGCTCAAGCTGGGCGTGCTGTTCGGCGCCCTGGTGCTCGGCCACGCCGAAACCGCCGCTGCCCATGAAGTCACCGACGTGCTGGGCCGCAAGGTCGAAGTCAAAGACGACGTCCAACGCGTGGTACTCGGCGAAGGTCGGCTGATTTCCGCGTTTGCCTTGCTCGACAAGGACGCGCCGTTCCAGCGCATCGTCGGCTGGCAAAACGATTTGAAGCTGCTGGACCAGCACACCTACAACGCCTACCTGGCGAAATTCCCGACGGTCAAAGACATCCCGTTGATCGGGCAAGCGTCGGAGCAGAGCGTCAGTGCTGAGGAAATTCTCTCGCTGAAACCGGACTTGGCGGTGTTCAGCATTTCCGGGCACGGCCCGACCGAACACAGCCCGGTGGCCGATGTGCTGGCCAAGGCCGGCATCCCGGTAGTGTTTGTCGACTTTCGCATCAACCCGGTGCAAGGCACCCACACCAGCCTGACGGCCCTCGGCCAGGCACTCGGGCGTGAAGCCCAGGCCAAGGCGTTCCTGGCGTTCTACGACCAGCACATCAAGGCCATCACCGATGCCGTCGCCACCTTGCCCGCCGAGCCGCGCCCACGGGTGTTCCTGGAGTTGCTGGCCGGTGTCTGGCAGGCGCCGGGGCACACCACCGGCAAGAGCGGCATGGGTGAACTCATCGCCCTGGTGGGTGGACGCAATATCGCCGCCGGCGTGGTGCCGGGTGCACTGGGGGATATCAGCGTGGAATACGCGCTCAAGGCTGACCCGGATGTGTATGTAGCCACAGGCAACCGCAAACCCGGCTTGATCCTGGGCGCAGGCGTTGGCGCCGACGAAGCCCACGAAGCCCTGGAGCGGGTGCTGGCGCGCCCTGAGTTCGCCAATCTGCGTGCGATCCGCGAGGGCAATGCCCACGGCCTGTGGCATGACTTCTATAACTCGCCGTACAACCTGCTGGCGATTGAAGCCCTGGCCAAGTGGGTGCATCCACGACTGTTCGCCACGCTGGACCCGCAGGCGACCCTGGAACAGATCAACCAGCAATTCCTCGGGATGCCGTTGCAGGGCGCTTACTGGATTGACGCCAAATCCAAATAA
- a CDS encoding ligase-associated DNA damage response exonuclease, with protein sequence MDLVIARPEGLYCPAGDFYIDPWRPVERSVITHAHGDHARTGNQHYLAAAPGEGILRSRLGQDINLQTLAYGEPLVHHGVTLSFHPAGHVLGSAQVRLEYQGEVWVASGDYKVEPDGTCAPFEPVRCHTFITESTFGLPIYRWQPQAQIFAGINDWWQANIAAGKASVLFCYSFGKAQRILHGIDASIGPILSHGAVEPLNRVYREAGIYIPETLYAGDFKKTDPLLRQALIIAPPSAGGSSWIKRFGDYSDAFASGWMRLRGTRRRRGVDRGFVLSDHADWPGLLWAIEQTGAERVMVTHGSVGVLVRHLREKGLDAQGFTTEYGDDEEEATA encoded by the coding sequence ATGGACCTTGTCATCGCCCGGCCCGAAGGCCTCTACTGCCCCGCCGGAGATTTCTACATCGACCCCTGGCGCCCGGTGGAACGTTCAGTCATCACCCACGCCCACGGCGACCACGCCCGTACCGGCAACCAGCACTACCTGGCCGCCGCCCCCGGCGAAGGTATCCTGCGCTCGCGTCTGGGCCAGGACATTAACCTGCAAACCCTGGCCTATGGCGAACCACTCGTACACCACGGCGTGACCCTGAGTTTTCACCCGGCCGGGCATGTGTTGGGCTCGGCCCAGGTGCGCCTGGAATACCAGGGCGAAGTCTGGGTGGCCTCCGGCGACTACAAAGTGGAACCCGATGGCACTTGCGCACCTTTCGAGCCGGTGCGTTGCCACACCTTTATCACCGAATCCACCTTTGGCCTGCCGATTTACCGCTGGCAGCCCCAGGCGCAGATCTTTGCCGGGATCAACGACTGGTGGCAGGCCAATATCGCCGCCGGTAAAGCCAGCGTGTTGTTCTGTTATTCGTTCGGCAAGGCCCAACGCATCCTGCATGGCATCGACGCCAGCATCGGACCGATCCTTAGCCACGGCGCGGTCGAGCCGCTGAACCGGGTATACCGCGAGGCGGGTATCTATATCCCCGAAACGCTCTATGCCGGTGACTTCAAAAAGACCGACCCGCTGCTGCGCCAGGCGCTGATCATCGCCCCGCCCTCCGCCGGAGGGAGCAGCTGGATAAAGCGTTTCGGCGACTACAGCGATGCCTTCGCCAGCGGTTGGATGCGCCTGCGCGGCACGCGGCGGCGACGCGGGGTGGACCGGGGGTTTGTGCTCTCGGACCACGCCGACTGGCCCGGGCTGCTGTGGGCCATCGAGCAAACCGGCGCCGAACGGGTGATGGTTACCCACGGTTCGGTCGGTGTATTGGTGCGCCATCTGCGGGAAAAAGGCCTGGATGCCCAGGGCTTCACCACCGAATACGGCGACGATGAAGAGGAGGCCACGGCATGA
- a CDS encoding iron ABC transporter permease, protein MTTQTLDLASATHGYRRLLARRAWLLALLGTALVCAILVDLASGPSGMGLLALLDGILHPSHLSATDQVIIWNVRLPYALMAVLVGCALSLAGAEMQAILNNPLASPFTLGVSSAAALGASLVIVFPVTTLWVSANTAISISAFIFAAASVFLLQAMSRLRGAGVESLVLFGIALVFSCNAVVALLQLVATEDVLQQLVFWTLGSVTRANWDKLGILALVVAVVLPFSFAAAPRLTLLRMGEDRAQSFGVDVKRLRFFSLLRISLLSATAVAFVGTIGFIGLVGPHIARILVGEDQRFLLPASALTGALLLALSSIASKLIMPGVIVPVGIVSALVGVPIFVLLVFKRGRQL, encoded by the coding sequence ATGACCACTCAAACCCTCGACCTCGCCAGCGCCACGCACGGCTACCGCCGCTTGCTGGCGCGACGTGCCTGGCTACTGGCACTGCTGGGCACGGCGCTGGTCTGCGCGATTCTGGTCGACCTGGCCAGCGGCCCGTCGGGCATGGGCCTGTTAGCGTTGCTCGATGGCATCCTGCACCCGTCCCATTTGAGCGCCACCGACCAGGTGATTATCTGGAACGTGCGCCTGCCCTACGCGCTGATGGCGGTGCTGGTGGGCTGCGCGCTGTCGTTGGCGGGGGCCGAAATGCAGGCGATTCTGAACAACCCGCTGGCCAGCCCGTTTACCTTGGGCGTGTCATCGGCGGCGGCGCTGGGCGCGTCCCTGGTGATTGTGTTTCCGGTGACTACGTTGTGGGTCTCGGCCAATACGGCGATTTCCATTTCGGCCTTTATCTTCGCGGCGGCCTCGGTGTTTTTGCTGCAAGCCATGTCACGCCTGCGTGGCGCCGGGGTGGAAAGCCTGGTGCTGTTCGGCATCGCGCTGGTGTTCAGTTGCAACGCGGTGGTGGCCTTGCTGCAACTGGTGGCCACCGAAGACGTGCTGCAACAACTGGTGTTCTGGACCCTGGGCAGTGTGACCCGGGCCAACTGGGACAAGCTCGGCATCCTGGCGCTGGTGGTCGCCGTGGTGCTGCCGTTTTCGTTTGCCGCCGCACCGCGCCTGACCTTGCTGCGTATGGGTGAAGACCGCGCACAAAGCTTCGGCGTGGACGTGAAACGCCTGCGGTTTTTCTCGTTGCTGCGCATCAGCCTGTTGTCGGCAACCGCCGTGGCCTTTGTAGGCACCATCGGATTTATCGGCCTGGTGGGGCCGCATATCGCACGGATTCTGGTGGGCGAAGACCAACGTTTCCTGCTGCCGGCCAGCGCCCTGACCGGCGCGTTGCTGCTGGCGCTGTCATCGATCGCCAGCAAGCTGATCATGCCCGGCGTGATCGTGCCGGTGGGTATCGTCTCCGCCCTGGTGGGTGTGCCGATTTTTGTGCTGTTGGTGTTCAAGCGTGGGAGGCAGTTATGA